One Gigantopelta aegis isolate Gae_Host chromosome 1, Gae_host_genome, whole genome shotgun sequence genomic region harbors:
- the LOC121370769 gene encoding roundabout homolog 1-like: MCLKSKLTDEGWYVCSARNEEGKISAHKIFLDVQFSVNIINITSPQEVPSGKFVSLLCNATGDPDPSIVWKTPNGTVIGPDHLGYRATGGFLYISSVSVETDAGDWRCEACNPIGCDNASVSLLIQGEPSIRAIETSRNTSTVTIRCIAIGQPVPSIGYLRRGSEISPGMEGHHVVGGVLYIKVSTLTDWYTCSATNKYGTTEQHLRKPKQPTKPLATEINSRNITLQWNSKAEAIFPSVFVVEHRHYDDTAETKWILDNVDRKSRNASVTNLKPYTKYVFRVKEKNTLGEGPESEVSDVYKTLATGSQQIYNYCYIVKAHKVMLIVKRYLLMFKYIFKKLIVLINKVLFKLP, translated from the exons ATGTGCCTG aaATCAAAACTCACTGATGAAGGCTGGTATGTTTGCTCAGCAAGAAATGAAGAAGGAAAAATATCAGCACATAAAATTTTCCTCGACGTGCAGT TTTCTGTCAACATCATCAATATAACTAGTCCTCAAGAAGTACCTTCTGGAAAATTTGTGTCACTGTTGTGCAATGCCACTGGTGACCCTGACCCCAGTATTGTCTGGAAAACTCCAAATGGAACTGTGATTGGTCCAGATCATTTGGGTTACCGTGCAACCGGTggttttctttacatttcatCTGTATCCGTGGAAACTGATGCCGGTGACTGGAGATGTGAGGCGTGCAACCCCATTGGCTGTGACAATGCTAGCGTTAGTCTTCTTATACAAG GTGAACCCAGCATTCGTGCCATTGAGACGAGTAGAAACACATCAACAGTGACCATCAGGTGCATAGCCATTGGTCAGCCTGTACCAAGCATTGGCTACCTGAGGAGGGGGAGTGAAATATCGCCTGGTATGGAGGGTCACCACGTGGTTGGGGGAGTGCTGTACATCAAGGTTTCTACACTCACGGACTGGTACACATGTAGTGCTACTAACAAGTATGGAACAACGGAGCAGCATTTGAGAA AACCAAAACAACCCACCAAGCCATTGGCTACAGAAATCAACTCAAGGAACATAACTCTGCAGTGGAATAGCAAAGCAGAAGCAATCTTTCCAAGTGTGTTTGTAGTGGAGCACAGACATTATGATGACACTGCAGAAACAAAATGGATTTTGGACAATGTTGACAGGAAATCAAGAAATGCATCAGTAACAAATCTTAAACCATACACCAAATATGTGTTTCGTGTGAAAGAAAAGAATACATTGGGAGAGGGACCAGAGAGTGAAGTATCAGATGTATATAAGACGCTTGCAACAGGTAGTCAGCAGATttacaattactgttatatagTCAAAGCACATAAAGTGATGCTAATAGTAAAGAGATATTTActtatgttcaaatatatatttaaaaaactcatcgttttgattaataaagtattatttaaattaccataa